Proteins found in one Candidatus Zixiibacteriota bacterium genomic segment:
- a CDS encoding VLRF1 family aeRF1-type release factor, translated as MITRDDIQDLLQRKPVPGSPVLSVYLDLDQSKASNLSRRFEVTLRDMLRRVEARLKDTELENFSADAARAHEHVAALRPEGKSLVLFCDRSEDFLWARQINAPVRSQANWTDRPYVLPLLNILDDYERYGVALVDKAQARLFTIFMGEIEEQQEAWADASVRHVKTTGTDHLLSERHFQRRAATHAHWHLKRVAEMLNAVVDRYGFDRLLLAGPPEATGELQSLLSKRVRARVVERIALPVTASAHEVLQETLRVERQIEQEFEKRLVRELIAADGHQPATLGLERTIQALCEERIWRLVYAAGFNPKGGCCENCNLLLASTEGACRYCGGAVRPVSDLMERMAERVVEQDGKVEQVQGDAAELLRGAGGIGAFLRF; from the coding sequence ATGATCACCCGAGACGACATTCAGGACCTCCTGCAACGCAAACCCGTCCCGGGAAGTCCCGTCCTCAGCGTCTATCTCGATCTCGACCAGAGTAAGGCGAGCAATCTGAGCCGCCGCTTTGAAGTCACGCTTCGAGACATGCTGCGCCGCGTAGAAGCGAGGCTCAAGGACACCGAGCTGGAGAATTTTTCGGCGGACGCCGCTCGGGCGCACGAGCACGTCGCCGCCCTCAGACCCGAGGGGAAAAGCCTCGTGCTTTTCTGCGACCGCTCGGAAGATTTTCTCTGGGCGCGCCAGATCAACGCACCGGTTCGAAGCCAGGCGAACTGGACCGATCGCCCTTACGTTCTCCCGCTGCTCAACATCCTGGACGACTACGAGCGTTACGGAGTGGCGCTTGTCGATAAGGCCCAGGCTCGGCTTTTTACGATCTTTATGGGTGAAATTGAGGAGCAGCAGGAAGCCTGGGCCGATGCCTCGGTCCGGCATGTCAAAACCACCGGAACCGACCACCTTCTCTCGGAGCGCCACTTTCAGCGGCGGGCCGCCACCCACGCGCACTGGCACTTGAAGCGGGTCGCCGAAATGCTCAATGCTGTCGTTGATCGATACGGCTTTGACCGTTTGCTGCTTGCCGGCCCGCCTGAGGCGACCGGCGAATTGCAGTCCCTTCTTTCCAAGCGCGTGCGCGCTCGCGTCGTTGAGCGGATTGCCTTGCCCGTGACCGCAAGCGCGCACGAGGTGCTCCAGGAAACCCTCCGCGTGGAACGGCAGATCGAGCAGGAATTCGAGAAGCGCCTGGTCCGGGAGTTAATTGCAGCCGACGGTCACCAGCCGGCGACGCTGGGCCTGGAGCGGACGATCCAGGCGCTTTGCGAGGAGCGAATATGGCGCCTGGTCTACGCGGCTGGCTTCAACCCCAAGGGCGGTTGCTGCGAGAATTGCAACCTGTTGTTGGCCAGCACCGAAGGCGCCTGCCGTTACTGCGGCGGCGCTGTCCGACCGGTCAGCGACCTCATGGAGCGGATGGCGGAGCGAGTCGTCGAGCAGGACGGTAAAGTCGAACAGGTCCAGGGAGATGCGGCGGAGCTTCTCCGAGGGGCAGGCGGTATCGGCGCATTTTTGCGGTTCTGA
- the lpxA gene encoding acyl-ACP--UDP-N-acetylglucosamine O-acyltransferase, protein MKIGREADGPYTGPDHYPQNSRGRPTQPTTMSIHPTAVIDPRAEIEPGVEIGPYAVIEGAVRIGSGTRIMAHAYVTGWTEIGRDNEIYPGAVLGCPPQDKSYRGDRTYLKVGDRNVFRECVQIHRGTAPDSATVIGDDNFLMAASHVGHNCRLGDHIVMANGALLGGHVEVGNNVFISGNCVVHQFVRIGAYALMRGLSGTSRDVPPFAIIDWQHTVRGVNVVGLRRAGFDERRIRAIREAFRILFRKGRNLSLAIREIEESGRADTDVATLLDFIKSSKRGVCTGA, encoded by the coding sequence GTGAAGATCGGCCGGGAAGCTGACGGCCCGTACACCGGGCCGGATCACTATCCGCAGAACAGTCGGGGCCGGCCCACGCAACCAACCACGATGAGCATCCACCCCACCGCCGTGATCGACCCCAGGGCAGAGATCGAGCCCGGCGTCGAAATCGGTCCCTATGCCGTCATCGAAGGAGCGGTCAGGATCGGAAGCGGCACCCGGATCATGGCGCATGCCTACGTTACGGGCTGGACGGAAATCGGGCGCGACAACGAGATCTACCCGGGCGCGGTGCTGGGCTGCCCTCCGCAAGACAAATCTTACCGGGGGGATCGCACGTACCTGAAGGTGGGCGATCGCAATGTCTTTCGCGAGTGCGTCCAGATTCACCGAGGAACCGCGCCGGACTCCGCCACCGTCATAGGCGACGACAACTTTCTGATGGCCGCCTCGCATGTCGGCCACAATTGCCGGCTCGGCGATCACATCGTGATGGCGAACGGGGCCCTGCTGGGCGGCCACGTGGAGGTGGGAAACAACGTCTTTATTTCGGGCAACTGCGTGGTGCACCAGTTCGTCAGGATCGGCGCCTACGCCCTGATGCGGGGGCTCAGCGGCACAAGCCGCGACGTGCCCCCCTTTGCGATTATCGACTGGCAACACACGGTTCGGGGTGTGAACGTGGTGGGCCTGAGGCGGGCAGGATTCGACGAACGGCGGATCCGGGCTATCCGGGAAGCATTCCGAATCCTGTTTCGAAAAGGCCGGAATCTTTCCCTGGCGATCAGGGAAATAGAAGAGAGTGGAAGGGCCGACACCGACGTGGCGACCCTCCTCGACTTTATAAAGTCGTCGAAGCGAGGCGTCTGTACTGGCGCCTAG
- a CDS encoding DNA gyrase inhibitor YacG, which translates to MPQTVKCPTCRAETPWQNNPYRPFCSERCRLIDLGAWIEERHRIPGDRLDVPADADENDDEPHDR; encoded by the coding sequence ATGCCCCAGACCGTCAAGTGTCCCACCTGTCGCGCCGAAACCCCCTGGCAAAACAACCCTTACCGTCCTTTCTGCTCGGAACGCTGCCGGCTGATCGACCTCGGCGCCTGGATCGAGGAACGCCACCGCATTCCCGGCGACAGGCTGGACGTACCCGCGGACGCCGATGAAAACGACGATGAGCCTCATGACAGGTGA
- a CDS encoding phosphate-starvation-inducible PsiE family protein → MSKHNGGRKTESRGVQQTHPIPRKYLELAQDMIVFGLCAMLLVAMGIKLVHLGELLVKGADFSLVVGDILFILVLVELFRLLLIYLEEHRVSVATMVEVGIVATLREVILLGTLHIPWQHLLVVSVFILSLAMVLRYAGLRSTGSIAEER, encoded by the coding sequence GTGTCAAAACACAACGGCGGCCGCAAAACCGAAAGCAGGGGCGTGCAGCAGACGCATCCAATCCCGCGCAAGTACCTGGAGCTCGCCCAGGACATGATCGTTTTCGGTTTATGCGCCATGCTGCTCGTCGCCATGGGGATAAAGCTCGTCCACCTGGGAGAGCTCCTGGTCAAGGGCGCTGACTTCTCTCTTGTCGTCGGCGATATCCTTTTCATCCTGGTGCTCGTAGAGCTTTTCCGCCTGTTGCTGATTTACCTGGAGGAGCATCGCGTCTCGGTGGCCACCATGGTCGAAGTGGGCATCGTGGCGACGTTGCGGGAGGTCATCTTGCTCGGCACGCTGCACATCCCCTGGCAGCACCTGCTGGTCGTTTCCGTTTTTATCCTGAGCCTCGCCATGGTGCTCCGCTACGCCGGCCTGCGCTCAACCGGGAGCATTGCCGAGGAGAGATGA
- a CDS encoding ABC transporter substrate-binding protein, whose protein sequence is MANSKLTMALSHYDRHVPFFDGSVRIEGADVTVLEVGQSEALRHGRDRHERMLQKGEFDICELSLSSYLMARSRNMPFTAIPVFPRRLFSLSQMWVNTGAGIRSPRDLVGKRVGLSTFQTTLSVLAKGDLQAEYGVPWRSMLWVVAKEEAVPFTPPEGASIELVSPGKKLGPMLESGEIDALMMPHPPQEALRGSPKIQRLFADPKREELQYFRKNGYYPIMHVVAFKDEVLARAPELVPSTMEAFERAKEACRRYYDDPNWSRFVWGRHLYEEERSVFGEDPWPNGVAKNRANLERFIEYSLDQGLMARRLRVEDLFAPAALSS, encoded by the coding sequence ATGGCGAACTCGAAGCTGACGATGGCGCTCTCGCATTACGACCGCCACGTTCCGTTTTTCGACGGCTCGGTGCGGATCGAAGGCGCGGACGTGACGGTCCTGGAGGTCGGGCAGTCCGAAGCGCTCAGGCACGGCCGCGACCGCCACGAGCGGATGCTTCAAAAAGGCGAGTTCGACATTTGCGAGCTGTCGCTCTCGTCGTACCTGATGGCGCGAAGCCGCAACATGCCGTTTACGGCCATTCCCGTGTTCCCGCGAAGGCTTTTCAGCCTGTCGCAGATGTGGGTCAATACCGGCGCCGGAATTCGTTCGCCGCGGGATCTGGTCGGTAAACGAGTCGGGCTCAGCACCTTTCAGACCACGCTCTCCGTGCTGGCGAAGGGGGATCTCCAGGCCGAATATGGGGTCCCCTGGCGTAGCATGCTTTGGGTGGTCGCCAAGGAAGAGGCGGTTCCGTTCACCCCTCCGGAAGGGGCGAGCATCGAGCTGGTAAGCCCGGGGAAAAAGCTCGGCCCCATGCTTGAATCCGGCGAGATCGACGCCCTGATGATGCCGCATCCGCCGCAGGAGGCGCTTCGCGGATCGCCGAAAATACAGCGCCTGTTCGCCGATCCGAAACGGGAGGAACTTCAATACTTCCGGAAAAACGGCTACTATCCAATCATGCACGTCGTGGCCTTCAAGGACGAGGTGCTGGCGCGTGCCCCGGAGCTGGTGCCGAGCACGATGGAAGCCTTCGAGCGCGCAAAAGAGGCGTGCAGGCGGTACTACGACGACCCCAACTGGTCTCGTTTCGTCTGGGGCCGCCATCTGTACGAAGAGGAGCGTAGTGTCTTCGGTGAGGATCCCTGGCCCAACGGTGTCGCCAAGAACCGTGCCAATCTCGAGCGGTTCATCGAGTATTCGCTGGACCAGGGCTTGATGGCGAGACGGCTGCGCGTCGAGGATCTGTTCGCTCCGGCGGCGCTGAGTTCCTGA
- a CDS encoding Hsp20/alpha crystallin family protein: MTALIRWDPFRELASWHRDIDELFDRLFSFDRGGISSLAAWMPAVESFTKDGQYVIRVDLPGVDPKDMEVSVLENRLTVRGERKASKEVDRAGYRYTEASYGKFERTLSLPEGVDRDKIAAKYEHGVLEISIPLPAGAVAKKVPIEIAGGEVKQLKAA; the protein is encoded by the coding sequence ATGACGGCACTGATTCGATGGGATCCGTTTCGGGAACTCGCGAGCTGGCATCGGGATATCGACGAGCTCTTCGACCGCTTGTTCTCTTTTGATCGGGGAGGTATCTCGTCGCTTGCCGCATGGATGCCCGCAGTAGAGTCCTTCACGAAGGATGGTCAGTACGTTATCCGGGTGGATCTCCCGGGCGTCGATCCCAAAGACATGGAGGTTTCCGTCCTGGAGAATCGTCTGACCGTTCGTGGTGAGAGGAAAGCGAGCAAAGAGGTGGATCGGGCAGGCTATCGCTACACCGAGGCCTCTTACGGCAAGTTCGAGCGTACCCTCTCTTTGCCGGAGGGTGTTGATCGGGACAAGATCGCCGCGAAATACGAGCACGGCGTGCTCGAAATCTCGATTCCTCTTCCGGCAGGAGCGGTGGCGAAGAAAGTGCCGATCGAGATTGCCGGCGGCGAGGTGAAGCAGCTCAAAGCGGCTTAA
- a CDS encoding SPW repeat protein, whose protein sequence is MRNLYWFAFHLIVGVWLIVSPYVLAFTDVFQAYWNAVAAGAVFVLSSAIALYLDREHIAEEWSHAQRKAA, encoded by the coding sequence ATGAGGAACCTGTACTGGTTTGCTTTTCATCTGATCGTCGGAGTTTGGTTGATTGTTTCTCCATACGTTCTGGCGTTCACGGACGTGTTCCAGGCTTATTGGAATGCCGTCGCCGCGGGCGCAGTTTTTGTCCTCAGCTCGGCGATCGCACTGTACCTCGACCGCGAACACATCGCGGAAGAGTGGTCTCACGCTCAGCGAAAAGCCGCCTGA